A genomic region of Pseudomonas frederiksbergensis contains the following coding sequences:
- a CDS encoding nucleoside hydrolase yields MQRYAQRLHHLIRSLLLLSLLTATGAHAAEKIDLIIDTDPGADDVVALLFALASPEELNIRALTTVAGNVRLDKTSRNARLAREWAGREEVPVYAGAPKPLMRTPIYAENIHGKEGLSGVTVHEPKKGLAKGDAVNYLIDTLRAAKPHSITIAMLGPQTNLALALIQDPEITQGIKEVVIMGGAHFNGGNITPVAEFNLFADPQAAEVVLKSGVKLTYLPLDVTHKILTSDARLKQIAALNNNASKLVGDILNEYVKGDMEHYGIPGGPVHDATVIAYLLKPELFTGRAVNVVVDSREGPTFGQTIVDWYDGLKAPKNAFWVANGDAQGFFDLLTARLARLK; encoded by the coding sequence ATGCAACGCTATGCTCAACGACTGCATCATCTGATCCGGAGTCTGCTGCTTTTGTCCTTGCTCACCGCTACAGGCGCCCACGCGGCGGAAAAGATTGATCTGATCATCGACACCGATCCGGGTGCCGACGACGTCGTGGCGCTGCTGTTTGCCTTGGCATCGCCCGAAGAACTGAACATTCGCGCACTGACTACCGTTGCCGGTAATGTGCGCCTGGACAAAACCTCACGTAATGCGCGGCTGGCCCGCGAGTGGGCAGGGCGTGAAGAGGTGCCGGTCTATGCGGGCGCACCGAAACCGCTGATGCGCACCCCGATCTATGCCGAGAATATTCACGGTAAGGAAGGCCTGTCGGGCGTCACAGTGCATGAGCCGAAGAAAGGTCTGGCCAAAGGCGATGCGGTCAATTACCTGATCGACACCTTGCGCGCGGCCAAACCTCATAGCATCACCATCGCGATGCTCGGGCCACAGACCAACCTGGCGTTGGCGCTGATTCAGGATCCGGAAATCACCCAAGGCATCAAGGAAGTGGTGATCATGGGCGGCGCGCACTTCAACGGCGGCAACATTACCCCGGTGGCCGAGTTCAATCTGTTCGCCGATCCGCAGGCGGCTGAAGTGGTCCTCAAAAGCGGCGTCAAGCTGACCTATCTGCCGCTGGATGTCACCCACAAGATTCTGACCAGTGACGCTCGCCTGAAGCAGATTGCCGCGTTGAACAATAACGCCAGCAAACTGGTGGGCGACATTCTCAACGAATACGTCAAAGGCGACATGGAGCACTACGGTATTCCAGGTGGTCCGGTGCATGACGCCACAGTGATCGCGTACCTGCTCAAGCCTGAACTGTTTACCGGTCGAGCGGTGAATGTGGTGGTCGACAGTCGCGAAGGGCCAACCTTTGGCCAGACCATCGTTGACTGGTACGACGGCCTGAAAGCCCCGAAGAATGCGTTCTGGGTCGCGAACGGCGATGCTCAGGGCTTTTTTGACTTGCTGACGGCGCGTCTCGCCCGTCTCAAGTAA
- the rbsD gene encoding D-ribose pyranase: MKKTPLLNIALSRLIASLGHGDMVVIGDAGLPVPPGVELIDLALTQGIPDFVSTLHVVLSEMQVENHVLAEEILLKQPLALRAIDELTANAALGQRRLLSHDEFKLLSRQARAIVRTGECQPYCNIVLVAGVTF, encoded by the coding sequence ATGAAAAAAACACCCTTGCTCAATATCGCGTTGTCGCGACTGATTGCCTCTCTGGGCCATGGCGACATGGTGGTGATTGGCGACGCCGGTCTGCCGGTGCCGCCCGGGGTTGAGCTGATCGACCTGGCGTTGACCCAAGGCATTCCGGATTTTGTCAGTACCTTGCACGTTGTGCTGAGTGAAATGCAGGTGGAAAACCATGTGCTGGCCGAAGAAATCCTGCTCAAGCAACCGCTGGCGCTGCGGGCGATCGACGAGCTGACGGCCAATGCTGCGTTGGGGCAGCGGCGGTTGCTGAGTCATGACGAATTCAAACTCCTCAGCCGACAGGCGCGGGCGATTGTTCGTACGGGCGAATGTCAGCCGTACTGCAATATCGTGCTGGTAGCAGGGGTAACGTTCTAG
- a CDS encoding cold-shock protein, with the protein MSNRQTGTVKWFNDEKGFGFITPQGGGDDLFVHFKAIESDGFKSLKEGQTVSFVAEKGQKGMQAAQVRPE; encoded by the coding sequence ATGTCTAATCGCCAAACCGGCACCGTTAAATGGTTCAACGATGAAAAAGGCTTCGGCTTCATCACTCCTCAAGGTGGCGGTGACGACCTGTTCGTACACTTCAAAGCTATCGAAAGCGACGGTTTCAAAAGCCTGAAAGAAGGCCAAACCGTTTCCTTCGTGGCTGAGAAAGGCCAAAAGGGTATGCAAGCTGCACAAGTTCGCCCAGAGTAA
- the rbsK gene encoding ribokinase, with translation MPAKVVVVGSLNMDLVTRAQRLPRAGETLHGESFATVSGGKGANQAVASARLGAQVSMIGCVGEDAYGEQLRAALQAEQIDCQALTSVEGSSGVALIVVDDNSQNAIVIVAGANGLLTPDVVAGFDTVLMAADVIICQLEVPMQTVGYVLTRGRELGKTVILNPAPATSPLPADWYSSIDYLIPNESEASALSGLPVDSLESAELAASRLIAAGAGKVIITLGPQGSLFASGQSVEHFPAPKVKAVDTTAAGDTFVGGFAAALASGKSEAEAIRFGQVAAALSVTRAGAQPSIPSLSDVQAFKAS, from the coding sequence ATGCCAGCAAAAGTAGTGGTGGTAGGCAGTTTGAACATGGACCTGGTGACCCGTGCCCAGCGGCTGCCACGTGCCGGAGAAACGCTGCATGGCGAGTCGTTTGCCACCGTGTCGGGCGGCAAGGGCGCTAATCAGGCGGTCGCGTCTGCCCGGCTGGGTGCGCAGGTGTCGATGATCGGTTGTGTGGGGGAGGACGCTTATGGCGAGCAGTTGCGTGCTGCACTGCAGGCAGAACAGATTGATTGCCAGGCGCTGACTTCGGTCGAGGGTTCCAGCGGTGTGGCGCTGATCGTGGTCGATGACAACAGCCAGAATGCGATTGTCATCGTTGCGGGCGCCAACGGTCTGCTGACGCCTGATGTAGTCGCCGGGTTCGATACGGTGCTAATGGCCGCCGACGTGATCATCTGTCAGCTTGAAGTGCCGATGCAAACGGTCGGTTATGTCCTCACGCGCGGTCGTGAGCTGGGCAAGACGGTGATCCTGAATCCGGCGCCAGCTACCAGTCCATTACCGGCCGACTGGTATTCGTCGATCGATTATCTGATCCCCAATGAAAGCGAAGCTTCGGCCCTGAGCGGTTTGCCGGTGGACTCTCTGGAGAGCGCCGAGCTGGCCGCGAGCCGATTGATCGCCGCCGGTGCCGGCAAGGTCATCATCACGTTGGGTCCCCAGGGTTCATTATTCGCCAGCGGACAGAGTGTTGAGCATTTTCCGGCGCCCAAGGTCAAGGCAGTCGACACCACCGCGGCTGGCGACACCTTTGTCGGCGGTTTTGCCGCGGCATTGGCCTCTGGCAAAAGCGAAGCCGAGGCCATTCGTTTTGGTCAGGTCGCGGCAGCCTTGTCGGTGACGCGGGCCGGTGCGCAACCCTCGATTCCTTCCTTGTCAGACGTACAGGCCTTCAAAGCATCATGA
- a CDS encoding I78 family peptidase inhibitor — protein MPWKLASLGTLLAAVMLAGCSSTSESAKEPVVAGVGSGRCEAKAAEFTIGKKASPELLEQARTRSGSQTARVLRPNDMITLEYRSDRLNLNTDANLVITRVNCG, from the coding sequence ATGCCTTGGAAGCTCGCGTCATTGGGTACTTTGCTGGCCGCTGTCATGTTGGCGGGTTGCAGCAGTACCTCCGAGTCGGCAAAAGAACCTGTGGTAGCCGGGGTCGGTAGCGGCCGCTGTGAGGCAAAGGCTGCCGAATTCACCATTGGCAAAAAGGCTTCGCCAGAGTTGCTGGAACAGGCCCGTACGCGCTCCGGGTCGCAGACTGCGCGAGTCCTCAGGCCCAACGATATGATCACTCTGGAATACCGTTCGGATCGCTTGAACCTCAACACCGACGCCAACCTGGTAATTACCCGCGTCAACTGCGGCTGA